The proteins below are encoded in one region of Triticum aestivum cultivar Chinese Spring chromosome 1B, IWGSC CS RefSeq v2.1, whole genome shotgun sequence:
- the LOC123083859 gene encoding indole-2-monooxygenase-like: MALPIIGHLHLVGSIPHVCLRDLARKHGPDLMLLRLGTVPTLIVSSPRAAEAVLRAHDHILASRPHSVVADIMMYGMLDVGFAPYGEYWRQTRKLVTTHLLSAKKVQSFRSACEEEVSIAMAKINEAVATGSTVDMSELLSSFTNDIACRAISGKFFRKEGRNKLFQDLINDNTRLLGGFILEYFRVLAKVSVLKWVVYSKAERMKERWADLLEKVIDDHDSKDSVMSDKKEVADFIDVLLSVQQEYDLTREHIIAMLADIFFGATSTSSQTLEFTLVELVKRPHMMRKLQDEVRSNSIHRGEGAFSKVNQNNMIYLKAVIKESLRLHPVAPLLSPHLAMADCCIDGYTVPSGTQIFVNAWAIGRDASSWEDADEFMPERFLDDGKAAHVNFKGNDFQFLPFGAGRRMCPGINFAVDSIEIMLATLMYYFDWELPQGLEPNDVDMTEVFGLTVRRREKLLLVPKLSSHLHGLDIAP, encoded by the exons ATGGCGCTGCCCATCATCGGCCATCTCCACCTTGTCGGCTCCATACCGCACGTCTGCCTCCGTGATCTCGCCAGGAAGCATGGCCCCGACCTCATGCTCCTCCGGCTTGGCACCGTGCCTACTCTCATCGTATCGTCACCGCGTGCCGCTGAGGCCGTGCTGCGCGCGCACGACCACATCCTCGCATCACGCCCACACTCTGTTGTCGCCGATATCATGATGTACGGCATGTTGGACGTTGGCTTCGCCCCCTATGGTGAGTACTGGCGGCAGACAAGGAAGCTCGTCACCACCCACCTTCTGAGTGCCAAAAAGGTGCAGTCGTTCCGCAGCGCCTGTGAGGAGGAG GTGAGCATTGCCATGGCCAAGATCAATGAGGCAGTCGCAACAGGTTCAACGGTGGACATGAGTGAGCTGCTAAGCTCGTTCACAAATGACATTGCGTGTCGCGCTATATCAGGCAAGTTCTTCCGAAAAGAAGGGCGTAACAAGCTGTTCCAGGACCTGATCAATGATAACACACGACTGCTAGGAGGATTCATCCTTGAGTACTTCCGTGTCCTGGCTAAGGTTAGTGTGCTGAAGTGGGTTGTCTATTCAAAAGCCGAGAGAATGAAGGAGAGATGGGCTGATCTACTTGAAAAGGTGATTGATGACCATGATAGCAAGGACAGCGTGATGTCTGATAAGAAAGAGGTTGCTGATTTTATCGATGTTCTGCTATCTGTTCAACAAGAGTATGATCTAACAAGAGAGCACATCATAGCTATGCTGGCA GACATATTTTTTGGAGCAACAAGCACATCATCTCAAACCCTTGAGTTCACCCTTGTTGAACTTGTAAAGAGGCCACACATGATGAGGAAGTTACAAGACGAGGTCAGGAGTAACAGCATACATCGGGGAGAAGGAGCATTCAGCAAAGTCAACCAGAACAACATGATTTACCTCAAAGCAGTCATAAAAGAATCGCTCCGGCTACATCCTGTGGCGCCTCTCCTTTCTCCGCATCTTGCAATGGCTGATTGTTGCATCGATGGTTACACAGTTCCGAGTGGCACACAAATATTTGTTAATGCTTGGGCTATTGGCAGAGACGCGAGCTCCTGGGAGGACGCAGATGAATTCATGCCTGAAAGGTTTTTAGATGACGGCAAAGCAGCACATGTCAATTTCAAGGGAAATGATTTCCAATTCTTGCCATTTGGGGCAGGACGAAGGATGTGCCCTGGAATCAACTTTGCGGTTGACAGCATTGAGATCATGTTGGCGACACTTATGTACTATTTTGATTGGGAGCTACCCCAAGGGTTGGAACCAAATGATGTTGATATGACGGAGGTGTTTGGGCTAACAGTGCGCAGAAGGGAGAAGCTTCTCTTAGTTCCCAAATTATCTAGCCACCTACATGGATTGGATATTGCACCGTAA
- the LOC123083870 gene encoding putative disease resistance protein RGA4: MAALMATMAIRPLVSMLMNKASSSLLDQYKVMEGMEEQHKILKRKLPAILDVMTDAEEQATEHRDGAKAWLQELKTVAYEANEVFDEFKYEALRREARKKGHYRELGFDVIKLFPTHNRIVFRYKMGRKLCRILKAIDVLIAEMHAFRFKYRPQPPVFKQWRQTDYVIIDPQEIASRSRDKDKRNIVDLLLGKASNADLAVVPIVGMGGLGKTTLAQLIYNEPDVQKHFQLLLWVCVSDTFDVNSLAKSIVEASPKKNDDTDKPPLDRLQKLISGQRYLLVLDDVWNREVSKWERLKVCLQHGGSGSAVLTTTRDKQVAEIMGANRTYNLNALGDSFIKEIIEARAFGSEKEKPAELVEMVDEIVKRCSGSPLAATALGSVLSSKTSVNEWKDVSSRSSICTKQTGILPILKLSYNDLPAHMKQCFAFCAVFPKDYKINVEKLIQLWITNGFIPEHEEDSLETSGKHIFDELASRSFFLDIEKSKDDSEYYSCKIHDLMHDIAMSVMGKECVVATRKPSQIEWLPDTARHLFLSCRKAEDILNDSMEKRSPAIQTLLCDSSIGSSLQHLSKYRSLHALKLCIKTESFVLKPKYLLHLRYLDLSESSIKSLPEDTSILYGLQILDLSNCRYLERLPRQMKYMTSLCHLYTHGCPELKSMPPELGKLTKLQTLTCFVAADTGPDCSDVTELQDLNLGNQLELRQMENIEKAEAKVANLGKKKDIRELTLRWNSVCDTKVLDNFEPHQGLYVLKIHSYGGKCIGMLQNMVEIHLFLCARLQFLFRCSTSFTFPKLKVLRLESLFDFERWLQKNERQEKQIIFPLLEKLFIRHCGKLAALQDAQQFDEPCGGHHSLVFPALKVLELEDLESFQRWNAVEGTQGEQILFPRLEKLSIEKCPKLVAFPEAPLLQEPCSGGGYRLVRLAFPALKVLVMNDLDSFQRWNAVEETRGEHIWFPQLEKLSVQRCPEMIDLPEAPKLSVLEIEDGKQEIFHFVDGYLSSLTNLILKLKNTETASEAECSSIVAVDSKEKWNQKSLLKVMELRCCNSFFGSGALEPWDYFVHLEELNIDGCDVLVHWPEKVFQTLVSLRRLAIKFCKNLSGYAEAPLEPSASERSRHLPGLKFLVLQNCASLEEIFDIPASLKSMSITQCIKLESIFGKQQRVSKLNQVSSCSEASVPTAISELPSSPMNDFSPCLESLYLSGCDSLSTVINIPPSVKTIVMSGFNSIKVLSCQLDEVQNTSTDVPEPSTTAAREYSLPPKLQTLRISFCTGIFGGILRLPTSLKKLSINYCIHLTSLESLSAEHPPSLESLLVESCSTLASLPVEPQVYRSIQTLRIKDCPAIKKLPRCLQQQLGSINRKSLDAKYKVTEFEPLKPKTWKEIPRLVRERGQAYCN, from the exons ATGGCGGCCCtgatggccaccatggccatcCGGCCACTGGTGTCCATGCTGATGAACAAGGCGTCCAGCTCCCTCCTGGACCAGTACAAGGTGATGGAGGGAATGGAGGAGCAGCACAAGATTCTCAAGCGCAAGCTCCCGGCCATCCTCGACGTCATGACTGACGCCGAGGAGCAGGCGACGGAGCATAGAGATGGGGCCAAAGCCTGGCTCCAGGAGCTCAAGACTGTGGCCTATGAGGCCAATGAAGTCTTCGACGAGTTCAAGTATGAAGCACTCCGCCGTGAAGCCAGGAAGAAGGGGCACTACAGAGAGCTTGGATTTGATGTAATTAAACTCTTCCCTACTCACAACCGTATTGTGTTCCGTTACAAAATGGGCCGCAAGCTTTGCCGGATTCTGAAGGCCATTGATGTCCTCATAGCTGAGATGCATGCCTTTAGGTTCAAGTACCGACCACAGCCGCCAGTGTTCAAGCAGTGGAGGCAGACGGATTATGTTATCATCGACCCACAAGAAATTGCTAGCAGATCCAGAGACAAAGATAAGAGGAACATTGTTGATTTACTACTTGGTAAAGCTAGCAATGCAGATCTCGCAGTTGTTCCCATTGTAGGAATGGGGGGGCTTGGTAAGACCACATTAGCGCAGCTTATATACAATGAACCTGATGTTCAGAAGCATTTCCAGTTGTTGCTCTGGGTCTGTGTCTCTGATACCTTTGATGTGAACTCCCTGGCTAAGAGTATAGTTGAAGCATCTCCCAAGAAAAATGATGATACAGACAAACCACCATTGGATAGACTTCAAAAGCTGATCAGCGGGCAGAGGTATCTCCTTGTATTGGATGATGTCTGGAACAGAGAGGTTAGTAAGTGGGAAAGGCTGAAGGTATGTCTTCAACATGGTGGCAGTGGTAGTGCAGTGTTGACGACAACTCGTGATAAACAAGTTGCTGAAATTATGGGTGCAAATAGAACATACAACCTCAATGCTTTGGGTGATAGCTTTATAAAGGAAATTATTGAGGCTAGAGCATTTGGTTCAGAGAAAGAAAAGCCTGCTGAACTAGTCGAGATGGTTGATGAGATTGTGAAGAGATGTTCTGGCTCTCCATTAGCTGCAACGGCACTGGGCTCTGTGCTTAGTTCGAAGACGAGCGTGAATGAATGGAAGGATGTATCATCTCGAAGCAGCATTTGCACCAAGCAAACTGGAATTTTGCCAATACTCAAGCTTAGCTATAATGACTTGCCTGCACACATGAAGCAGTGCTTTGCTTTCTGTGCTGTATTTCCCAAGGATTACAAGATTAACGTGGAGAAGCTGATCCAACTATGGATCACAAATGGCTTTATCCCAGAGCATGAGGAAGATAGTCTTGAAACCAGTGGAAAACATATTTTTGATGAGCTGGCCTCAAGGTCATTCTTTCTGGACATAGAGAAAAGTAAAGATGACTCTGAGTATTATTCATGTAAAATCCATGAtcttatgcatgatattgcaatGTCTGTCATGGGAAAGGAATGTGTTGTTGCAACTAGGAAACCAAGTCAAATTGAGTGGCTTCCGGATACTGCTCGGCATTTATTTTTGTCATGTAGAAAAGCAGAAGATATTTTGAATGATTCTATGGAGAAAAGATCCCCTGCTATCCAAACTCTTCTATGTGATAGTTCTATTGGAAGCTCATTGCAGCATCTATCAAAATACAGATCTTTGCATGCCTTGAAGCTCTGTATAAAGACAGAATCATTTGTACTGAAACCAAAGTACCTTCTTCACCTGAGGTACCTTGATCTCTCAGAAAGTTCTATCAAATCACTTCCTGAAGATACAAGTATTCTATATGGCTTGCAAATTTTAGACCTCTCCAACTGCCGCTATCTTGAACGACTTCCAAGGCAAATGAAGTACATGACTTCCCTCTGCCACCTTTACACTCATGGATGTCCGGAGTTGAAGAGCATGCCTCCAGAACTAGGAAAGCTCACCAAGCTGCAGACGCTTACATGTTTTGTAGCAGCAGATACTGGACCTGATTGTAGTGATGTTACAGAGCTGCAGGATTTAAACCTTGGTAATCAGCTAGAGCTACGTCAAATGGAGAAtattgaaaaagcagaagcaaaagtgGCAAACCTTGGAAAAAAGAAGGATATCAGAGAACTGACACTAAGATGGAATTCTGTTTGCGACACCAAGGTGCTTGACAATTTCGAACCACATCAAGGGCTGTATGTTCTGAAGATACATTCCTATGGAGGAAAGTGCATTGGTATGTTGCAAAACATGGTTGAGATCCATCTTTTTCTTTGTGCAAGATTGCAATTTTTGTTCAGATGCAGCACATCCTTCACTTTTCCAAAACTGAAGGTGCTTAGGCTAGAAAGTCTGTTTGATTTTGAGAGATGGTTGCAAAAAAATGAGAGGCAAGAAAAACAGATAATATTTCCTCTGCTTGAGAAGTTGTTTATTAGGCACTGTGGAAAGTTGGCAGCATTGCAAGACGCACAACAGTTTGATGAACCGTGTGGTGGGCATCATAGTTTGGTGTTTCCTGCATTGAAAGTACTCGAATTGGAAGATTTGGAGAGCTTTCAGAGATGGAATGCAGTCGAAGGGACTCAAGGAGAACAGATATTGTTTCCTCGTCTTGAGAAACTATCTATTGAAAAATGCCCAAAACTGGTAGCATTTCCTGAAGCACCATTGCTGCAAGAACCTTGTAGCGGAGGTGGCTATAGATTAGTACGCTTAGCGTTTCCTGCCCTTAAGGTACTTGTAATGAATGACTTGGATAGCTTTCAGAGATGGAATGCAGTTGAAGAGACTCGAGGAGAACATATATGGTTTCCTCAGCTTGAGAAACTATCAGTTCAGAGATGCCCAGAGATGATAGATTTACCCGAAGCACCAAAACTCAGTGTGTTGGAAATTGAAGATGGCAAGCAAGAGATCTTCCATTTTGTGGATGGATATTTGTCTTCACTGACCAATCTGATACTGAAGCTGAAAAACACAGAAACAGCATCAGAGGCTGAGTGCAGTTCAATTGTAGCCGTGGACAGCAAGGAGAAATGGAACCAGAAATCCCTTCTTAAAGTTATGGAGTTAAGATGCTGCAACTCATTTTTTGGATCAGGTGCACTAGAGCCGTGGGACTATTTTGTACATCTTGAAGAGTTAAATATTGATGGATGTGATGTGCTCGTCCACTGGCCAGAAAAAGTGTTCCAAACCTTGGTGTCTTTGAGGAGATTAGCGATTAAATTCTGCAAAAATTTGAGTGGATATGCAGAAGCTCCTCTTGAGCCATCAGCATCCGAAAGGAGTCGACACCTGCCAGGTCTGAAGTTTCTTGTGTTGCAGAATTGTGCAAGTTTGGAAGAGATTTTCGATATcccagcttctctcaagagcatgagTATTACTCAGTGCATTAAGCTTGAGTCCATATTTGGCAAGCAGCAGAGGGTGTCAAAGTTAAATCAAGTTTCTTCTTGCAGTGAGGCAAGCGTGCCCACAGCTATATCGGAGTTGCCATCCTCACCCATGAATGACTTTTCTCCATGCCTAGAATCTCTATATTTATCTGGATGTGATAGTTTATCAACAGTTATAAATATTCCGCCATCTGTGAAGACCATAGTTATGTCTGGCTTCAATAGCATTAAAGTCTTATCGTgtcaactggatgaggtccaaaaCACCTCCACTGATGTACCAGAGCCATCAACAACAGCTGCAAGAGAGTATTCCCTTCCTCCTAAACTCCAAACTCTGAGAATATCATTCTGTACTGGCATCTTTGGGGGTATTCTCCGTCTTCCCACATCCCTCAAGAAACTGAGCATTAATTACTGCATTCACTTGACATCGCTGGAGTCTCTGTCGGCAGAGCACCCCCCATCGTTGGAGTCCCTTTTGGTTGAAAGCTGCAGTACCCTGGCATCCCTACCGGTTGAGCCGCAAGTATACAGGTCTATCCAAACTCTTAGAATTAAAGATTGTCCAGCAATAAAGAAGCTCCCTAGATGTCTGCAGCAGCAACTGGGAAGCATCAACCGGAAAAGTCTAGATGCCAAGTATAAAG TCACGGAATTTGAACCATTGAAGCCGAAGACATGGAAGGAGATACCAAGATTAGTCCGCGAGCGGGGGCAGGCGTACTGCAATTGA